Proteins encoded within one genomic window of Humulus lupulus chromosome 1, drHumLupu1.1, whole genome shotgun sequence:
- the LOC133785424 gene encoding transcription factor bHLH3: MGEKFWVKIEDKVMVESVVGTEACQFLISLASDNGISGFNTPAGDLGVQQGLCQLVESCNLNYAIFWRVVNLKSGGAALIWGDGHCRTQKGGGAAEKSSSEGGNFDGSENKKELKKRVLEKLHACFGGLDEDNYARKLDGVSDLEMFYLTSMYYKYQVDSVCGPGESYKSGKAIWASDLSNCSHHYQSRSFLARVAGFQTVVFVPVNSGVVELGTVNSTPEDQGVVDMVKNVFGVGSSSSSQQTTKTFPKIFGHELSLGSTKSQSVNINFSPKVEDDSAFPSESFDLQAIGSSNGRNDSNEMKLFPQMLVGGFNALTRVTGVEPPKDDALPQLDERKPRKRGRKPANGREEPLNHVEAERQRREKLNQRFYALRAVVPNISKMDKASLLGDAITYITDLQTKIRVMETEKQMGTDKQQQFSVPEIDFQSRQEDAVVRMSCPLDSHPVSNVIKAFREHQIVAQESDVSTNENDRIVHTFSIQTQGGDAEQLKEKLLAALSN; this comes from the coding sequence ATGGGTGAGAAATTTTGGGTGAAAATAGAGGACAAGGTCATGGTGGAATCAGTAGTGGGTACTGAAGCATGCCAGTTCTTGATCTCATTAGCTTCTGACAATGGGATTTCGGGGTTCAATACACCGGCTGGCGATTTGGGTGTGCAGCAAGGGCTTTGCCAATTAGTTGAAAGCTGTAATTTGAACTATGCCATCTTCTGGCGGGTTGTGAACTTGAAGTCTGGCGGGGCAGCCTTGATTTGGGGTGATGGACACTGTAGGACTCAAAAGGGTGGTGGAGCTGCAGAGAAGAGTTCAAGTGAGGGTGGTAATTTTGATGGAAGTGAGAACAAAAAGGAGCTGAAGAAGCGGGTGCTTGAGAAACTTCATGCTTGTTTTGGTGGGTTGGACGAGGATAATTATGCCAGGAAACTAGATGGAGTGTCAGATTTAGAGATGTTTTACCTCACTTCTATGTATTATAAGTATCAAGTTGATTCGGTTTGTGGTCCTGGGGAGTCGTACAAGTCTGGTAAAGCAATTTGGGCTTCTGATTTATCTAATTGCTCTCACCATTACCAGTCGAGATCCTTTTTAGCAAGAGTGGCTGGATTCCAAACAGTGGTGTTTGTACCTGTGAATTCTGGAGTGGTGGAGCTTGGTACTGTCAATTCTACCCCAGAAGATCAAGGTGTTGTGGACATGGTCAAAAATGTTTTTGGGGTTGGGAGTTCTAGTTCCTCACAACAGACAACAAAGACATTTCCGAAGATATTTGGACATGAACTAAGTTTGGGGAGTACAAAATCTCAATCTGTCAACATTAACTTTTCTCCAAAGGTAGAAGATGATTCAGCTTTTCCTTCAGAATCTTTTGACTTGCAAGCAATTGGTTCTTCTAATGGTCGAAATGACTCGAATGAAATGAAACTTTTTCCACAAATGCTTGTTGGAGGTTTCAATGCCCTCACTAGAGTTACAGGTGTAGAGCCACCCAAGGATGATGCATTGCCCCAGCTTGATGAACGGAAACCAAGAAAGAGAGGGAGAAAGCCAGCAAATGGTAGGGAAGAACCCTTAAATCATGTGGAAGCAGAGCGGCAGAGGCGTGAGAAGCTTAACCAGCGTTTCTATGCACTAAGAGCTGTTGTTCCTAACATCTCAAAGATGGACAAAGCATCTCTGCTTGGTGATGCCATTACTTATATTACAGATCTCCAGACAAAGATCAGGGTCATGGAAACCGAAAAGCAGATGGGGACTGATAAGCAGCAGCAGTTCTCAGTGCCAGAGATCGATTTTCAATCAAGGCAGGAGGATGCAGTGGTGAGGATGAGCTGCCCATTGGATTCCCACCCTGTTTCTAATGTCATCAAAGCGTTTAGGGAACATCAAATTGTTGCTCAAGAGTCGGATGTTTCCACCAATGAAAACGATAGAATTGTCCATACATTCTCCATTCAAACTCAAGGTGGTGATGCTGAGCAACTGAAGGAGAAGCTGCTGGCTGCTCTATCAAACTGA